From one Staphylococcus kloosii genomic stretch:
- a CDS encoding DUF1361 domain-containing protein, producing the protein MNFKYKVRYIARIVFLLLIIISILKNNVYGFMTLNLFLAYIPLELCLLLKLFKPRRKFEWPLFVIFSLIFVFMVPNTFYMITDLIHLNQFAFNFYAGLNIIEWKYFSYLVAAVFFALYCLMLIFLEMSTFTRYMWLNRTIILIMMFLNGLGIYMGRFLRVHSVYLINEPLRIIREVFVAIFNVDTIIFVLLMVCLQLLLVLFMKGVRMAK; encoded by the coding sequence ATGAACTTTAAATATAAAGTACGATATATAGCACGTATTGTATTTTTATTACTCATAATCATTTCTATCTTAAAAAATAATGTTTATGGGTTTATGACACTCAATCTCTTTTTAGCATATATTCCTTTAGAATTATGTTTATTACTTAAATTGTTTAAACCTAGACGTAAATTTGAATGGCCCCTATTCGTTATCTTTTCACTTATTTTCGTCTTTATGGTGCCAAATACGTTTTATATGATTACTGATTTAATACATTTAAATCAATTCGCTTTTAACTTTTATGCTGGTTTGAATATTATCGAATGGAAATACTTCTCATATTTAGTTGCTGCAGTATTTTTCGCTCTCTATTGTTTAATGTTGATATTCTTAGAAATGAGTACATTCACCCGTTATATGTGGTTAAATCGTACAATTATTCTAATCATGATGTTTTTAAATGGGCTTGGTATATATATGGGCAGATTTTTACGTGTTCATTCAGTTTACTTGATAAACGAGCCATTAAGAATTATCAGAGAGGTATTCGTAGCAATTTTTAACGTAGATACAATTATTTTCGTATTGTTGATGGTTTGCTTACAATTATTGCTTGTATTGTTTATGAAAGGAGTTCGTATGGCAAAATGA
- a CDS encoding PPC domain-containing DNA-binding protein — MNYKVDGQTIILVLEQGEDIVEQVTAIAQQQNGKFGTVSGIGACQGVELNFYNLETQTYEKRAVKEPLELISLLGNISHVDDKPFAHLHATFGTNQYQTLSGHLTKAIVSATAEIVITMTDVDINRKHNSKIGLNLLDLSSD, encoded by the coding sequence ATGAACTATAAAGTTGATGGTCAAACTATTATCTTAGTATTAGAACAAGGCGAAGACATTGTTGAACAAGTAACTGCAATCGCGCAGCAACAAAATGGTAAATTTGGTACTGTTAGTGGTATTGGAGCTTGCCAAGGCGTAGAATTGAATTTTTATAATCTTGAAACGCAAACGTATGAAAAGCGAGCAGTAAAAGAACCACTCGAACTTATAAGCTTGCTCGGTAATATTTCACATGTTGACGATAAACCATTTGCTCATTTACATGCTACTTTTGGTACAAATCAATATCAAACTTTAAGTGGTCATTTAACTAAAGCAATCGTTTCTGCAACTGCAGAAATTGTCATTACAATGACTGATGTAGATATCAACCGTAAACATAACAGTAAAATTGGCTTGAATTTATTAGATTTATCATCAGATTGA
- a CDS encoding aldo/keto reductase: MDRVTINQHVSFSKIIQGFWRANAWDWSPQQLNKYLHELVDRGITTVDHADLYGDYSCEGIFGQALKLSPELRDKIEIVSKCGIVLPSDKFSWTNGHRYDHSQQHIEQSVNRSLSELNVDHLDSLLIHRPSPLMDPNEITEALKNLVTAGKVKSFGVSNFKKSQYDLLNKHLVCDKLHITLNQLELSPYTLDALEDGTINHMYKDEVKIMAWSPLAGGKLFNADDAKAQRIMTKIESLAQKYQVTTSGIIMAWLNKHPSQVMPVLGTHQISRVDDALAGMNITLSDQEWFDIYTASLGHDIP, translated from the coding sequence ATGGATAGAGTTACAATTAATCAGCATGTTTCTTTTTCAAAAATTATACAAGGTTTTTGGCGCGCAAATGCATGGGATTGGTCGCCGCAACAATTAAATAAATATTTACATGAATTAGTAGATAGAGGTATTACTACTGTGGATCACGCTGACCTTTATGGCGATTATTCATGTGAAGGCATATTTGGACAAGCGTTAAAATTATCTCCAGAACTTCGAGATAAGATAGAAATAGTGTCTAAATGCGGTATAGTACTACCTTCAGACAAATTCTCATGGACGAATGGACATCGCTATGACCATTCTCAGCAACATATAGAACAATCAGTAAATAGGTCGTTATCAGAGTTGAACGTTGATCATCTTGACTCTTTACTTATCCATCGACCATCACCATTAATGGACCCGAATGAAATTACTGAGGCATTAAAAAATTTAGTGACAGCAGGAAAAGTTAAATCATTTGGCGTATCTAATTTTAAAAAGTCTCAATATGATTTGTTAAATAAACACTTAGTATGTGACAAATTACATATTACGTTGAATCAATTAGAATTATCTCCTTACACGCTCGACGCGTTAGAAGATGGCACAATCAATCATATGTATAAAGACGAGGTTAAAATAATGGCATGGAGTCCGCTTGCTGGCGGTAAGCTATTTAATGCTGATGACGCTAAAGCACAACGTATAATGACAAAAATTGAATCACTGGCACAAAAATATCAAGTTACAACTTCGGGAATAATCATGGCGTGGCTTAATAAACACCCGTCTCAAGTAATGCCTGTGTTAGGTACACATCAAATTAGTAGAGTAGATGATGCGCTTGCAGGAATGAATATTACGCTAAGTGACCAAGAATGGTTTGATATTTATACTGCGTCACTCGGCCATGATATTCCATAA
- a CDS encoding DedA family protein, which produces MEKWIIHFMEQYGYFGIAWLIFLENVFPPIPSEIILTFGGFMTTKTDLTFVGVVITSTIGSVIGAIALYGIGTWIGENKLYNLVQKYGKFLRVTTEDLTKTFKWFERYGYWTIFFCRFIPLIRSLISIPAGITRMNIWIFIIFTTIGTLLWNIVLIYLGQTVGGNWHVIVNYMDIYSKIIYVLLLLLVIYILFKWLKRIRQK; this is translated from the coding sequence ATGGAAAAATGGATAATTCATTTTATGGAACAATATGGTTATTTCGGTATAGCGTGGTTAATTTTTTTAGAAAATGTTTTTCCACCTATACCGTCTGAAATCATTTTAACTTTTGGTGGCTTTATGACGACAAAAACTGACTTAACTTTTGTTGGCGTCGTCATAACATCTACAATTGGTTCTGTAATTGGGGCTATTGCCCTCTATGGTATTGGTACTTGGATTGGGGAAAATAAGCTATACAATTTAGTGCAAAAGTACGGGAAATTTCTACGTGTAACTACAGAAGATTTAACAAAAACTTTTAAGTGGTTTGAACGGTATGGTTATTGGACGATTTTCTTTTGTAGGTTTATTCCTTTAATAAGAAGTCTTATTTCAATCCCTGCTGGCATTACGCGAATGAATATATGGATTTTTATTATTTTTACCACGATTGGTACGCTACTATGGAATATTGTTTTAATATATTTAGGACAAACAGTAGGTGGCAATTGGCACGTTATCGTTAATTATATGGATATCTATTCTAAAATTATTTATGTCTTATTATTGCTTCTTGTTATATATATATTATTTAAATGGTTAAAAAGAATACGACAAAAATAA
- the norA gene encoding multidrug efflux MFS transporter NorA — protein MNKQFYVLYFNIFLVFLGIGLIVPVLPVYLKDLGLKGSDLGVLVAVFALAQMVISPFGGTLADKLGKKLIICIGLLLFAISEFLFAISHSFTLLIVSRILGGFSAGMVMPGVTGLIADISPAGDKAKNFGYMSAIINSGFILGPGLGGFLAEFSHRLPFFVAGFSGILALILSIILIHNPKKATTAGFTNYQPELLSKINWKVFLTPIILTLVLAFGLSSFETLFPLYTADKAHYSPLDISIAITGGGIAGAVFQVFFFDKFMKYFSELNFITYSLVYSAIVLVALTITQSYWGIMIVSFIVFIGFDMIRPAITNYFSNIAGDRQGFAGGLNSTFTSMGNFIGPLVAGSLFDVNFEFPLYMSVVVMILGIIVIFIEKALRMKRKKAKA, from the coding sequence ATGAATAAACAGTTTTACGTCTTATATTTTAATATATTTCTAGTTTTCTTAGGTATAGGGTTAATCGTTCCTGTATTACCTGTATATTTGAAAGATTTAGGCTTAAAAGGGAGCGATTTAGGAGTCTTAGTAGCTGTCTTTGCATTGGCTCAAATGGTTATATCACCTTTTGGTGGTACGCTAGCCGATAAACTTGGTAAAAAGTTAATTATATGTATCGGGTTGTTACTTTTCGCAATTTCAGAATTTCTCTTTGCGATTAGTCACTCCTTCACTTTACTAATTGTATCAAGAATATTAGGCGGTTTTAGTGCAGGTATGGTTATGCCAGGTGTAACAGGCTTAATAGCAGATATATCACCAGCAGGAGATAAAGCTAAAAACTTTGGTTATATGTCGGCCATTATTAATTCCGGTTTTATTTTAGGACCTGGATTAGGTGGCTTTTTAGCCGAATTTTCACACCGTTTACCATTCTTTGTTGCAGGATTTAGTGGTATTTTAGCTTTAATTTTATCGATCATACTTATTCATAACCCTAAGAAAGCGACGACGGCTGGTTTTACAAATTATCAGCCAGAGTTATTGAGTAAAATAAATTGGAAAGTATTTTTAACGCCAATCATTTTAACGCTCGTATTAGCTTTTGGTTTGTCTTCATTTGAGACATTGTTTCCATTATATACTGCGGATAAAGCTCATTATTCACCATTAGATATTTCTATCGCCATTACTGGTGGTGGTATAGCAGGCGCAGTATTCCAAGTGTTCTTTTTCGATAAATTTATGAAATATTTCAGTGAACTCAATTTTATAACATATTCATTGGTATATTCTGCAATTGTGTTGGTCGCATTGACGATAACGCAAAGTTACTGGGGAATCATGATTGTTAGTTTCATTGTCTTTATTGGATTTGATATGATTCGTCCAGCAATTACGAATTATTTTTCCAATATCGCAGGAGATCGTCAAGGCTTTGCGGGCGGTTTAAACTCCACGTTTACGAGTATGGGTAACTTTATTGGACCATTAGTTGCAGGATCATTGTTTGATGTTAATTTTGAATTTCCACTATATATGTCAGTAGTCGTTATGATTTTAGGGATAATTGTAATTTTCATTGAAAAAGCTTTAAGAATGAAACGTAAAAAAGCAAAAGCTTAA
- the cydC gene encoding thiol reductant ABC exporter subunit CydC, with the protein MKPRIHFKIDKDLILAVAVGVLGSLVALAMFFLSGYMVTQSALGAPLFALMVLIVSVKMFGFLRAIFRYIERLLSHRTTFTMLRNVRVQFFKGLIPVVPDIYRKFKSTELLSNMIGRIEALQNIYLRVYYPPIVIGLTSIVSVIVLFVFSYVHAAVIFISMLITLGIVPWISAKRARKIKQIKRASEKDFMDHYYDYKAGYDELNRFSKVDDYKDKVQHALKNYSQAQDKEQQFLTRYDFLLNLIAMVALFFTLLLGVLQVQKGSMDVVYLTSIVLMMLTLFEQAVPMSNVAYFKADTDDALDSVNNIMAHPVEQGNENLITKTVSNKPILKFNNVTFKYWQQHLPVVNNINLQINKGSHVAIVGPSGSGKSTLLNLMLGLYETTKGNIAYRGQDIHHIKNEQKYASINALLQSQQMFDGSLRDNLFTQRSDDEIRKVLDLVGLSDMPLDKELDLSGNNVSGGELQRISIARLLLKESDLWIMDEPTTALDIYNTDKIMSLIHDYAETLVVATHDLRLLPYFDEIIVMVEGEIIERGSYDKLITQRGYLYDVLKLNDAQ; encoded by the coding sequence ATGAAACCACGCATTCATTTTAAAATAGATAAAGATTTAATACTTGCAGTCGCCGTTGGTGTGCTTGGCAGTTTAGTTGCTTTAGCGATGTTTTTCTTGAGTGGTTATATGGTTACACAAAGCGCACTCGGTGCACCATTATTTGCGTTAATGGTGCTTATCGTTTCCGTGAAAATGTTTGGCTTTTTACGCGCAATTTTTAGATATATTGAACGACTATTATCACACAGAACAACTTTTACGATGTTGAGAAACGTAAGAGTTCAGTTTTTTAAAGGCTTGATACCAGTTGTTCCGGATATTTATAGAAAATTTAAATCCACAGAATTATTATCTAATATGATAGGGCGTATTGAAGCCTTACAAAACATTTATTTACGTGTATACTACCCGCCGATTGTTATAGGGTTAACGTCAATTGTATCCGTAATCGTCTTGTTTGTTTTTTCTTATGTACATGCTGCGGTTATTTTTATTAGTATGCTCATTACGTTAGGTATAGTGCCTTGGATTAGTGCCAAAAGGGCGAGAAAAATAAAACAAATTAAACGTGCATCTGAAAAAGACTTTATGGATCATTATTATGATTATAAAGCAGGTTATGATGAATTAAATCGTTTTAGTAAGGTTGACGATTATAAAGATAAAGTACAACATGCATTGAAAAATTACAGTCAGGCACAAGATAAAGAGCAACAGTTTTTAACGCGTTATGATTTTTTATTGAATTTGATAGCGATGGTAGCACTCTTTTTCACATTACTGTTAGGAGTGCTTCAAGTGCAAAAAGGAAGTATGGATGTTGTTTATTTAACGAGCATTGTGTTAATGATGTTGACGTTATTTGAGCAAGCTGTACCTATGAGTAATGTTGCTTATTTTAAAGCAGATACGGATGATGCATTGGATAGCGTTAATAATATAATGGCGCACCCAGTAGAGCAAGGTAATGAGAACTTAATAACAAAAACTGTCAGCAACAAGCCAATACTAAAATTTAATAACGTCACGTTTAAATATTGGCAACAACATTTACCTGTAGTTAACAATATTAATTTACAAATTAACAAAGGATCACATGTAGCAATTGTTGGTCCTTCAGGTTCTGGTAAAAGTACATTACTGAATTTAATGTTAGGTCTATATGAAACTACTAAAGGCAATATAGCTTATCGAGGACAAGATATTCATCATATAAAAAATGAACAAAAATATGCTTCAATCAATGCGTTATTACAGTCGCAGCAAATGTTTGATGGTTCTCTAAGAGATAATTTATTTACACAACGAAGTGATGACGAAATAAGAAAAGTGTTAGATTTAGTTGGGCTTTCTGACATGCCACTCGATAAAGAACTTGACCTTAGCGGTAACAATGTTTCAGGAGGAGAATTGCAACGTATTAGTATTGCTAGATTGTTATTAAAAGAAAGTGATCTATGGATAATGGATGAGCCAACGACTGCATTAGATATTTATAATACAGATAAAATTATGTCATTAATTCATGATTACGCTGAGACGCTTGTTGTAGCAACACATGACTTACGTTTATTACCTTATTTCGATGAGATTATTGTTATGGTCGAAGGCGAAATTATAGAACGCGGAAGTTATGATAAATTAATAACACAACGAGGTTATTTATATGATGTATTAAAATTAAATGATGCTCAGTAA
- a CDS encoding MarR family winged helix-turn-helix transcriptional regulator, whose product MSEQLNLKEQLCFSLYNAQRQVNRYYSNNVFKKYKLTYPQFLVLTILWTESPVNVKKVVTELALDTGTVSPLLKRMEQVDLIKRERSEVDQREVFIHLTDKSEAIRPELETACQDVAVASSLDTDEAAELNRLLGKVIKAFTEYENE is encoded by the coding sequence ATGTCTGAGCAACTAAATTTAAAGGAACAATTATGTTTCAGTTTATACAACGCACAAAGACAAGTAAATCGCTACTACTCAAACAATGTCTTTAAAAAGTATAAACTAACTTATCCACAATTCTTAGTTTTAACTATCTTGTGGACTGAATCACCAGTTAATGTTAAAAAGGTCGTTACCGAATTAGCATTAGATACAGGTACTGTTTCACCGTTATTAAAACGTATGGAACAGGTAGATTTAATTAAACGCGAAAGATCAGAAGTCGATCAACGCGAGGTATTTATTCATTTAACAGATAAAAGTGAAGCAATTCGTCCTGAATTGGAAACTGCATGTCAAGACGTTGCAGTAGCATCTTCACTTGATACAGATGAAGCAGCTGAGCTTAATAGATTACTTGGCAAAGTGATAAAAGCATTTACTGAATACGAAAATGAGTAA
- a CDS encoding CobW family GTP-binding protein yields MTSFKKEKLAVTIVTGFLGSGKTTFLDNYIQYLLQRDENPQLIVNEVGNFDVNNQLSHDINVIPILNGCVCCDLKQDLLIQMKQLIANRQTDHIVIEATGIANPLEIVAACQDPEIIDEVAQPFIIGIADASTFVARDNYTQQTKQLMEEQLKVCSLILVNKMDLIADASRENLTQLRAINDKAAIFYTEYGQVTEKQLNAVSQQDIDFEHTHGDHHNINTLNYTFTSPIDRRLFYQFILRLPENVLRLKGFVKFRDEPETIYEFQYAFGVPNYQPIECDKNLTIVIIGEHLDVERIKNKLDMLQFT; encoded by the coding sequence ATGACAAGTTTTAAGAAAGAAAAGCTAGCCGTTACTATTGTAACTGGTTTTTTGGGCAGTGGAAAAACAACATTTCTTGATAATTATATTCAATATTTATTGCAACGAGATGAAAATCCACAGCTTATCGTCAATGAGGTAGGTAATTTTGATGTGAATAACCAATTATCACATGACATTAACGTCATTCCTATATTAAATGGTTGTGTTTGTTGTGATTTGAAACAAGACTTACTAATACAAATGAAACAACTTATTGCTAATAGACAAACTGACCATATCGTAATAGAGGCGACTGGTATTGCCAATCCACTAGAAATTGTTGCTGCATGCCAAGACCCTGAAATCATTGATGAAGTTGCTCAGCCATTTATTATTGGCATAGCAGATGCTTCGACATTTGTTGCAAGAGATAACTATACGCAACAAACTAAACAGCTTATGGAAGAGCAATTAAAGGTATGTAGCTTAATATTGGTAAATAAAATGGATTTGATAGCAGATGCTTCTCGTGAAAATTTAACACAATTGCGCGCGATTAACGATAAGGCAGCCATTTTCTACACAGAGTATGGACAAGTTACTGAAAAACAACTAAACGCAGTTAGCCAACAAGATATTGATTTTGAACATACACATGGTGACCATCATAATATTAATACTTTAAATTATACGTTCACTAGTCCTATTGATAGACGTTTATTTTATCAATTTATTTTACGCTTGCCAGAAAATGTATTGAGACTTAAAGGATTTGTAAAATTCCGCGATGAGCCCGAAACTATTTATGAATTCCAATATGCGTTTGGTGTTCCTAATTATCAACCGATAGAATGTGATAAAAATTTAACAATTGTGATTATCGGAGAACATTTAGATGTTGAGAGAATAAAAAATAAGTTAGACATGTTACAATTTACGTAA